From bacterium, the proteins below share one genomic window:
- a CDS encoding radical SAM protein produces MGSGTIFFTQCSLRCVFCQNYPISQLGVGNETDEEALSNMMIELQNMGAHNINLVTPTHFVPPIIKSIYIARGKGLNIPIVYNTGGYDSVETMRLLDGIIDIYIYMPDAKYGDSKIASKYSDASNYVNVMKLAVKEMHSQVGDLVVENGIAKRGLLIRHLILPNNLSSTYKVLEFINKELPKNTYISLMAQYFPAHRANEFKKIARELTDKEYEKATKFMAKLGLNRGWLQQIK; encoded by the coding sequence ATGGGGTCAGGCACAATATTCTTCACACAATGCTCACTACGTTGTGTGTTTTGTCAGAACTATCCAATAAGCCAGTTAGGGGTCGGAAATGAGACTGACGAAGAGGCTCTCTCAAATATGATGATAGAGTTACAGAATATGGGTGCACATAACATAAACCTTGTCACACCGACACATTTTGTACCTCCTATAATTAAATCAATTTATATTGCAAGAGGGAAAGGGTTAAACATACCTATTGTTTATAACACTGGAGGCTATGATTCGGTTGAGACCATGCGACTACTTGATGGTATTATTGATATATATATATATATGCCGGATGCAAAGTACGGAGACTCCAAAATTGCATCTAAATATTCAGATGCAAGCAACTATGTTAATGTAATGAAACTTGCTGTAAAGGAGATGCATTCACAGGTTGGCGACCTTGTAGTAGAAAATGGGATTGCTAAAAGAGGGCTTCTTATAAGACACCTAATCTTACCAAATAACCTATCTTCTACTTATAAAGTTTTAGAGTTCATCAATAAAGAGTTGCCTAAAAATACATATATAAGCTTGATGGCACAGTATTTTCCTGCACATAGAGCAAATGAATTTAAAAAAATTGCAAGAGAATTGACTGATAAAGAGTATGAGAAAGCAACTAAGTTTATGGCAAAACTTGGTCTAAATAGGGGCTGGCTACAACAAATTAAGTAA
- a CDS encoding tetratricopeptide repeat protein, producing MKRCLLIVVLFLIGCASQYMTAGKVYMQQEEYKKAEEQFKQQLSQNPLDPDAWWWLGTAYVYEKEYEEACKCFDKIAEIVPEKKELKKDKPFLWSVYYDAGLQAQRNEDWGLAKKRFKKATEFEPDSSIAYVNLAWIFSKLGEEDTMIAYYNKAIELNPNNLEPYRNLGIYYIKAEKYNQAIDYFKQGLAIDSTDAHLLYRLGVCYFYKEDYPNAKNAFERVIRADSTLEDAYFNLGAILIKEKKYNEAVKVLSRAVTLRPDDIEALSHLGGVYLIMGEYKNAVDTYTKIIDLNPTNVDAYEGRANAYWKLGMKKEADADLNKAKELHKEK from the coding sequence ATGAAAAGGTGTTTACTTATTGTAGTTTTATTCCTTATTGGGTGTGCCAGTCAATATATGACTGCTGGTAAAGTTTACATGCAACAAGAGGAATATAAGAAGGCAGAGGAGCAATTTAAGCAACAACTAAGTCAAAATCCACTTGACCCTGATGCTTGGTGGTGGCTTGGCACAGCTTATGTTTACGAGAAAGAGTATGAGGAGGCATGTAAATGTTTTGATAAGATAGCAGAGATAGTACCAGAAAAAAAGGAGTTAAAAAAGGACAAGCCTTTTTTGTGGTCAGTGTATTACGATGCAGGACTACAGGCGCAACGTAATGAAGACTGGGGACTTGCCAAAAAACGATTTAAAAAGGCTACTGAATTTGAGCCCGACTCTTCAATCGCATATGTAAACTTAGCATGGATATTCTCAAAATTAGGTGAAGAAGATACAATGATAGCATATTATAATAAAGCAATTGAACTTAATCCTAATAATTTAGAACCGTATCGGAATTTGGGTATTTATTATATAAAAGCCGAAAAATACAACCAAGCTATTGATTATTTTAAGCAAGGTTTAGCTATAGATTCCACAGATGCGCATCTCCTGTATAGATTAGGTGTTTGTTATTTCTACAAAGAGGATTATCCAAATGCTAAGAATGCATTTGAGCGTGTAATTAGAGCTGACTCTACATTAGAGGATGCATATTTTAATCTCGGTGCTATCTTAATAAAAGAGAAAAAGTATAACGAAGCAGTTAAGGTTTTAAGTAGAGCAGTTACATTAAGACCGGACGATATCGAAGCCCTATCTCATTTAGGTGGTGTCTATCTTATTATGGGCGAATACAAAAATGCAGTAGATACTTATACTAAAATTATCGACCTTAATCCTACAAATGTAGATGCTTATGAGGGCAGAGCCAACGCTTATTGGAAGCTTGGGATGAAGAAGGAGGCAGATGCTGATTTGAATAAGGCAAAAGAGTTACACAAAGAGAAATAG
- a CDS encoding DUF4837 family protein, whose product MVKVFAILPFLILANCVQQYKPPHAVGKQTEVVVVSEDVDYSAVDSIIKAALEHVIYTPTTENIFETKKITAKKLPEFRYRRNILIFGLIGEPVIDSTLAPDAIKKVMAGEDYIFGAPNLFIDDQCVLVIAAPTVYKLIEVVESNADLIFNYFAEGVRKSIKEALYKGGYQKEIADNLQAKYGFSISIPRGWVVASDEFGFVSFIRHFPDRIISIYWETCPKEKLNKEKAIAIRDKIGYKYYEGDKVDTLRTKFYWVSFHNMQAAKLDGIWQNDKKVMGGPFRTYILWSGGELYVIDMHIFAPGEKKWKWIQQLELICDTFKI is encoded by the coding sequence ATGGTAAAAGTATTTGCAATACTGCCTTTTCTTATATTAGCTAACTGTGTACAGCAGTATAAACCGCCACACGCTGTAGGGAAGCAGACAGAGGTTGTTGTAGTTAGTGAAGATGTTGATTATTCTGCAGTTGATAGCATTATCAAAGCTGCACTTGAGCATGTCATATATACTCCTACTACAGAGAATATTTTTGAGACTAAAAAGATAACAGCTAAAAAACTACCCGAGTTTAGGTATCGGCGTAACATTCTCATTTTTGGGCTTATTGGTGAACCAGTCATTGACTCCACACTGGCACCAGATGCGATTAAGAAGGTAATGGCAGGTGAAGACTATATTTTTGGGGCACCTAACCTTTTTATCGATGACCAGTGTGTTCTTGTTATAGCTGCTCCTACTGTATATAAACTAATTGAAGTAGTAGAGAGTAATGCTGACCTTATATTTAACTACTTTGCAGAAGGGGTGAGAAAATCAATTAAAGAAGCTTTGTATAAAGGAGGCTACCAAAAGGAGATAGCTGATAACCTACAAGCTAAGTATGGATTCTCAATCTCTATCCCTCGCGGCTGGGTTGTAGCAAGCGATGAATTTGGATTTGTAAGCTTTATACGCCATTTCCCGGATAGAATCATATCAATATACTGGGAGACTTGCCCAAAGGAGAAATTAAATAAAGAGAAGGCAATAGCTATAAGGGATAAGATTGGTTATAAGTATTACGAGGGAGACAAGGTTGATACTCTAAGGACAAAATTTTACTGGGTTAGCTTTCATAATATGCAAGCTGCTAAACTTGACGGAATATGGCAAAATGACAAAAAAGTGATGGGCGGACCTTTCAGGACATATATTTTATGGAGTGGGGGTGAGCTTTATGTGATAGATATGCATATATTTGCACCAGGTGAAAAGAAGTGGAAATGGATACAACAACTTGAACTAATTTGTGATACATTCAAAATATGA
- a CDS encoding SAM-dependent chlorinase/fluorinase, producing MKAIVTILTDFGLSDSYVGVMKGVMLKINPELKFVDITHSIPQGNIKKAAFQLFTAYKYFPKSTIHLVVVDPGVGTKRNPIIVETNDYHFVGPDNGVFSWIYENEDFKVYKIMEISSLISNTFHGRDVFAPIAAKLSLRIKPSELGNLLNQWVKFKPPKPIIKSNTIRGEVLDIDGFGNIITNVPKSVFEAIAKTNFKIKIKNCVIKEIKTSYMQNHRFCTPKLGKSPIAIFGSAGFLEISLPSGNCAKLLNSKAGTKISIKYNLYKKT from the coding sequence ATGAAGGCGATTGTTACCATTCTAACAGATTTTGGCCTATCTGATTCCTATGTTGGAGTTATGAAGGGGGTTATGCTTAAGATAAATCCTGAGCTTAAATTTGTAGATATTACTCACTCAATTCCTCAAGGTAATATAAAGAAAGCCGCCTTTCAGCTTTTTACTGCCTACAAATACTTCCCAAAATCGACAATCCACCTTGTAGTAGTAGACCCGGGAGTAGGGACTAAAAGAAACCCTATAATTGTTGAGACAAACGATTATCACTTCGTAGGTCCTGATAATGGTGTTTTTAGCTGGATATATGAGAATGAGGATTTTAAAGTCTACAAAATCATGGAAATCTCATCTTTAATAAGTAATACATTTCATGGTAGGGATGTCTTTGCCCCAATAGCAGCAAAACTAAGTTTAAGGATTAAGCCTTCAGAGTTGGGCAATTTGTTAAATCAATGGGTAAAATTCAAGCCACCTAAGCCAATAATAAAAAGTAATACAATTAGGGGTGAAGTTTTGGACATAGACGGATTTGGTAATATTATAACAAATGTACCCAAATCCGTATTTGAGGCTATTGCAAAAACAAACTTTAAAATTAAAATAAAAAACTGTGTAATAAAGGAGATAAAGACTTCTTACATGCAAAATCACCGATTTTGTACTCCAAAACTGGGTAAATCTCCAATTGCAATATTTGGTAGTGCTGGATTTTTGGAAATCTCTTTACCCAGTGGAAACTGTGCAAAATTACTTAATTCAAAGGCAGGAACAAAGATTTCTATCAAATATAATCTGTATAAGAAAACTTAA
- the dnaE gene encoding DNA polymerase III subunit alpha produces the protein MAHAKFVHLHIHTDYSLLDGACKIEKLGELAKQYLLPALAITDHGNMFGVIEFYKTMENFGIKPIIGEEVYVAPGSRFGHQTVDGVPAFHLTLLVKNECGYKNLMKLSTLAYTEGFYYKPRIDKTILKEYSEGLIALSGCLRGEIPYWIKKGNFNHATKVASEYLSIFGEGNFYLELMRLGLKDNDLVNGELVKIADELGIPLVATNDCHYLRPEDAEAHDVLLCLQTRKDLEDDKRLRFESQELYFKSPDEMTALFSDHPEAIENTVQIAEQCNLRLELDPTKVYFPSYPLPEGYDSSDEYLQAIAEKGLNERYKKPSKEVRERFEYELDTIKRMGFSGYFLIIKDLIDFAKEKKIPIGPGRGSTVGSLVCYCLGVTQIDPLRYNLIFERFLNPERVSPPDVDIDFGDERRDEVIRYITERYGKQNVCQIITFGTMAARAAIRDVGRVLKVPYPVVDRIAKLIPLGASINEAVEIHEFKEAVEADAQLKKVVEIAGKLEGIARHASTHAAGIVIAPGNLTDFTPLFKSEEGTLSTQYSMKSLEDIGLLKIDILGLRTLTVIHNTLEMLKEKGVREIPENDARVFNLLKKGDTVGVFQLESDGMRDILRKLAPESFNDIMAVLALYRPGPIGGLTKDRFIHRKHGEEKITYPHPKLEPILRDTYGIILYQDQVMQIASVIAGFSLGEADILRRAMGKKNPVVMDERRKSFIEGAKKNEIPESLANQIFDLMIPFAGYGFNKSHSAGYSLLSYQTAWLKAHYPVEFMASNLTSELQDTDRIKLLIDECRRMRIEVLPPDINCADSYFKPENRGIRFGLAAIKNLGKSAADECINKRPFKSFSDFLNRVTLNRKACESLIKAGAFDSIDPNREKLLDTLNQKETAQLSLFIRDEPVKKGEWSKAELLSWEKEAFGFYFSGHPLERYKDELEAFTTVKTRDIAAEPTKKEVIVGGIVVRKKVIRDKHIAFLTIEDFDGSSEVMVFDNVFNANSIEPEEGILVKGEVARRDDRVSVRALKIIPLSKVRDEFVKWIDIYVRILGLDEKPLIDLRQTLDSAPGDCEVFLHLLGENQDKITLKTGVKITPKKSLCSKIKKLFGEGAVKLGGVPF, from the coding sequence ATGGCACACGCTAAATTTGTTCACCTCCATATCCATACAGATTATAGCCTACTTGATGGAGCCTGTAAAATAGAAAAACTTGGTGAGCTCGCTAAACAATATTTACTGCCAGCACTTGCAATAACAGACCATGGCAATATGTTTGGAGTCATTGAATTCTATAAAACTATGGAAAACTTTGGAATTAAGCCAATTATAGGTGAAGAAGTGTATGTAGCTCCGGGGTCAAGATTTGGACATCAAACTGTAGATGGGGTACCGGCTTTCCACTTGACGTTGCTTGTTAAGAATGAATGTGGCTACAAGAATCTTATGAAATTATCAACCCTTGCTTATACAGAAGGTTTCTACTATAAACCGAGAATTGATAAAACTATATTAAAAGAATACTCTGAAGGTCTTATTGCATTATCTGGCTGTTTAAGGGGCGAAATCCCGTACTGGATTAAAAAGGGAAATTTTAACCATGCAACAAAGGTAGCAAGTGAATACCTATCAATCTTTGGAGAAGGTAATTTTTACCTCGAACTTATGAGGCTCGGTTTAAAAGATAACGACCTTGTTAATGGTGAACTTGTAAAAATTGCAGATGAACTTGGAATCCCATTAGTTGCTACAAATGATTGCCATTATCTTAGACCAGAAGATGCAGAAGCCCATGATGTGCTATTATGCTTACAGACTCGCAAAGACTTGGAAGATGATAAAAGGCTACGATTTGAGTCACAAGAACTTTATTTTAAATCACCGGATGAGATGACAGCCCTTTTTTCTGACCATCCTGAAGCTATAGAAAATACTGTACAGATTGCTGAACAGTGCAACTTAAGACTTGAGCTTGACCCAACAAAAGTATACTTCCCATCTTATCCTCTTCCTGAAGGTTATGATTCAAGTGATGAATATCTGCAAGCTATTGCAGAGAAAGGGTTAAATGAACGGTACAAAAAGCCATCAAAGGAGGTGCGTGAAAGATTTGAATATGAACTTGACACTATAAAACGGATGGGATTTTCTGGTTACTTCCTGATAATTAAGGACTTAATAGACTTTGCAAAAGAGAAAAAAATACCAATCGGGCCCGGTAGGGGCTCTACAGTAGGTAGTCTTGTTTGTTATTGTCTTGGAGTAACTCAAATTGACCCTCTACGTTATAACCTCATCTTTGAGAGATTCTTAAATCCTGAACGGGTATCACCACCTGATGTTGATATAGACTTTGGTGATGAACGAAGGGACGAGGTTATACGCTATATTACTGAGCGATACGGGAAGCAAAATGTTTGTCAGATAATAACTTTTGGGACAATGGCAGCAAGAGCTGCAATAAGAGATGTAGGTAGGGTTCTTAAGGTACCATACCCAGTTGTTGATAGGATAGCTAAGCTTATACCACTTGGAGCATCAATTAATGAAGCAGTTGAGATACATGAATTCAAAGAAGCTGTAGAAGCTGACGCACAGCTTAAAAAAGTAGTTGAAATAGCAGGAAAACTTGAAGGTATAGCACGTCATGCTTCTACACATGCAGCTGGAATAGTTATTGCGCCCGGAAATTTAACTGACTTTACACCACTGTTTAAATCTGAGGAAGGCACTTTATCAACTCAATATTCAATGAAGTCGCTTGAAGATATAGGGTTGCTTAAAATAGATATACTTGGGCTACGCACCCTTACAGTCATTCATAACACATTAGAGATGCTCAAAGAAAAGGGAGTAAGAGAGATACCAGAAAATGATGCTCGTGTCTTTAACTTACTTAAAAAAGGTGATACTGTAGGAGTGTTCCAGCTTGAATCAGATGGAATGAGAGACATATTAAGAAAGTTAGCTCCTGAATCGTTTAATGATATAATGGCAGTCCTCGCTCTATATAGACCGGGCCCAATTGGTGGGCTTACAAAAGATAGATTTATACATCGTAAGCATGGTGAGGAAAAAATAACTTATCCGCATCCTAAACTTGAGCCAATTCTACGTGATACCTATGGAATAATACTGTATCAGGACCAGGTAATGCAAATAGCATCTGTTATAGCTGGATTTAGTCTCGGTGAAGCCGATATCTTAAGGAGAGCGATGGGTAAAAAGAACCCAGTGGTTATGGATGAAAGAAGAAAATCATTCATTGAAGGGGCTAAAAAGAATGAGATACCAGAAAGTTTAGCTAATCAAATATTTGATTTAATGATACCATTTGCAGGTTATGGATTTAACAAATCACATTCTGCTGGCTATTCACTACTTTCTTACCAGACTGCATGGCTTAAAGCTCATTATCCGGTAGAGTTTATGGCAAGTAACTTGACATCTGAATTACAGGATACAGACCGGATAAAGTTGCTTATAGATGAATGCCGTAGGATGAGGATAGAGGTATTGCCACCAGATATAAATTGCGCAGACTCTTATTTTAAACCTGAGAATAGAGGAATAAGGTTTGGACTTGCTGCTATAAAGAATCTCGGTAAGAGTGCCGCCGATGAGTGCATAAATAAAAGACCGTTTAAATCGTTTTCTGACTTCTTAAATCGTGTAACTCTTAATCGTAAAGCATGTGAAAGCTTAATAAAAGCAGGTGCATTTGATTCTATTGACCCAAATCGGGAGAAGCTTTTAGATACCCTAAATCAAAAAGAGACAGCTCAACTTAGCCTGTTCATTAGGGATGAGCCAGTTAAAAAAGGGGAGTGGTCGAAAGCTGAGTTACTCTCATGGGAAAAAGAGGCATTTGGGTTTTATTTCTCAGGGCATCCACTTGAGAGATATAAGGATGAGCTTGAAGCCTTTACTACTGTCAAGACACGTGATATAGCAGCTGAGCCTACTAAGAAAGAGGTAATTGTTGGAGGAATAGTAGTTAGGAAAAAGGTGATTAGAGATAAGCATATTGCATTTCTAACAATTGAAGATTTTGATGGCAGTTCTGAAGTTATGGTATTTGATAATGTGTTCAATGCAAACTCTATCGAGCCTGAGGAAGGAATTTTAGTTAAAGGTGAAGTAGCACGAAGAGATGATAGAGTTTCTGTTAGAGCTTTAAAGATAATCCCGTTATCAAAGGTAAGGGACGAATTTGTCAAATGGATAGATATTTATGTGAGAATTTTGGGATTAGATGAAAAGCCTTTAATAGATTTACGTCAAACTTTGGATTCAGCTCCAGGAGACTGCGAAGTGTTCTTACATCTCTTAGGTGAGAATCAAGACAAAATAACTTTGAAAACTGGAGTTAAAATAACCCCAAAAAAAAGCCTCTGCTCAAAGATTAAAAAATTATTTGGGGAAGGGGCAGTTAAATTGGGAGGTGTGCCATTTTAA
- a CDS encoding tetratricopeptide repeat protein — translation MLSDNTIHVGTRHGVSLLVILFCSSSLSHCLHRLDFRLWIYRNMGIRYMNERQYDKAINYFKRGLSIDSTDAKIWHQLGVCYFYKGDCINAKEAFEYTIKYDSTLEDTYFNLGVLLIKDKRYDKAVKVLNKLVKLKPDDISALLHLGSVYLIIGEYKKAVDIYTKIIKFNPDNLEAYEGRATAYWKLGLDNNAKADLIRAKELH, via the coding sequence GTGTTATCCGATAACACTATCCATGTAGGGACACGCCATGGCGTGTCCCTACTCGTAATATTATTTTGCTCTTCATCACTTTCACATTGTTTGCATAGATTGGACTTTAGGCTTTGGATTTATAGAAATATGGGTATCCGTTATATGAATGAAAGACAATACGATAAAGCTATTAATTATTTTAAGCGTGGTTTAAGCATAGATTCAACAGATGCGAAGATTTGGCATCAGCTTGGTGTTTGTTATTTCTATAAAGGTGATTGCATAAATGCTAAAGAGGCGTTTGAGTATACAATTAAGTATGACTCTACATTAGAGGACACTTACTTCAATCTCGGTGTTCTCTTAATAAAGGATAAAAGATATGACAAAGCAGTAAAAGTTCTAAATAAGTTAGTTAAACTTAAACCGGACGATATTTCTGCACTTTTACATTTAGGTAGTGTTTATCTAATTATTGGAGAATATAAAAAGGCAGTTGATATTTATACTAAAATCATAAAATTTAATCCTGATAATTTAGAGGCTTATGAAGGTAGGGCTACTGCTTACTGGAAGCTTGGGCTTGATAATAATGCAAAAGCTGATTTAATACGAGCAAAAGAGTTACATTAA
- a CDS encoding pitrilysin family protein: MINSKSYSKTILNNGIRVVTESVKNVRSVSLGVCLTRGARDENKNENGISHFIEHLFFKGTERRSAKDIATEIDSIGGELNGFTAKEFTYFYARFLDEHLDKVWDLIADILKNSKFDKAEIERERGVILEEIKSFEDSPADQSIYLLTQALFEPHPLSYPIMGPSENVKKFTISDILKFKSVHYRGPNLIVVASGNLKHERLVGLVHKSLDFEKEVVKGREKSLFVSGPTTKKLHKNDILQVHIALGTRTIEYKNKDRYLWLILNTLIGGGMSSRLFQRLREKEGIVYEVASLLELLTDIGIFGVYLATDPSNMEKAIDCVWDEFDKLRKNGLEPDELSRTKEHLKGCLMLGLESTTARMVSLLENEIHLGRYVPPDEITENIEKVSEEDILSVAQNYLRPEIYSISKVGPKIS; the protein is encoded by the coding sequence ATGATAAATTCTAAATCTTATTCTAAGACCATACTTAATAATGGGATACGGGTAGTAACAGAGAGTGTCAAAAATGTGCGTTCAGTATCACTTGGAGTATGTTTGACAAGAGGGGCAAGGGATGAAAATAAGAATGAGAATGGTATTTCACATTTTATTGAGCACCTGTTTTTTAAAGGCACTGAACGCAGGTCAGCAAAAGATATAGCAACTGAGATAGATTCAATAGGAGGTGAACTTAACGGCTTTACAGCAAAAGAGTTTACATACTTTTATGCAAGATTTCTTGATGAGCATCTTGATAAGGTGTGGGATTTAATTGCAGATATTTTAAAGAATTCTAAATTTGACAAAGCTGAAATTGAAAGAGAGAGAGGTGTTATACTTGAGGAAATAAAGAGTTTTGAAGACTCACCGGCTGACCAGTCAATTTATCTTTTGACACAGGCATTGTTTGAGCCGCATCCACTTTCTTACCCAATTATGGGACCAAGTGAAAATGTTAAGAAGTTTACTATAAGTGATATTTTAAAATTTAAATCTGTACATTATCGTGGCCCAAATTTAATTGTGGTTGCATCCGGTAACCTTAAGCATGAAAGACTTGTAGGCCTTGTACATAAATCGCTGGATTTTGAAAAAGAGGTGGTAAAGGGGAGAGAGAAATCACTTTTTGTAAGTGGACCGACTACTAAAAAATTGCATAAAAACGATATATTACAAGTCCATATAGCTCTTGGGACAAGGACTATTGAGTATAAAAATAAAGATAGATATTTATGGCTTATCTTAAACACTCTAATAGGTGGTGGGATGAGTTCAAGACTGTTTCAGCGGCTACGAGAAAAAGAGGGCATTGTTTATGAGGTGGCTTCTTTACTTGAACTACTAACTGACATAGGAATTTTTGGTGTCTACCTCGCTACTGACCCATCAAATATGGAGAAAGCAATTGATTGTGTATGGGATGAATTTGATAAACTACGTAAAAATGGGTTAGAGCCGGACGAGTTGAGTCGCACTAAAGAGCACCTTAAGGGCTGTTTAATGTTGGGGCTTGAGTCTACAACTGCAAGAATGGTCAGCCTATTAGAAAATGAGATACATCTTGGCAGATATGTGCCACCTGATGAAATAACAGAAAATATTGAAAAAGTGAGTGAAGAAGATATCTTATCTGTTGCCCAAAATTATCTTAGACCTGAAATTTATTCAATATCAAAAGTAGGACCAAAAATTAGTTAG